The following is a genomic window from Armatimonadota bacterium.
CAGCAAAGCCCCCACATCCGTCCATACTCATCTGCGAGCTGCTCGAATGCGGGTTTCACGTTTTCCATATTCGCTGTGTCCGGATAAAGTGCTTTCATAGTATAGTGTGATTCTAGCCTAGAATCGCTCATCGCGCAAGTATTGACCTTATGCGTTAAAAGTGTCATACTAGGCCCATCACCGATCCGATTCGGTTATCAGGAGGTTTTCCTTGGAAAACAGCGGCAAGACCCAGTTTAAGCTATCGCGCCTTGTGCGCACGGCGGCCTCGGAGATATATGTGATTTGGGAGGGCGAGACGCGGGTCGGGCAGGTCCACCTGCACTACGCCCACGACACTATCCATGCCGCGCTGCTCCTGGAAGTCGACCTGACCGTGCCTGAAGAAGAGGACCTCCTTGAAGCTATAGATGAAGATATTGTTTCCTCATATCTGCCCAGCTTTGAGCGAGAGGACCTGTTGGTGACCGTCTTCAGAGCGGAAGAGATCAGCTCATTCAGCTATGCCCCTATGGACATGGGCGACTTCGGCCCTGAGGACGAAGAAGACTGATCTCGGTTTAATGATCGGATAGTTTGATCGTGTATACCGATATGCTTCGGGAACGGCGCTGACCGATTGCCTGTAAATCGTTCGTGAGCGTGAGTTCCCGAAGTTTCTTGCTTATATAGCATAGTGCAAGCTGCGGGAATTAACGATTGATTTGCATTTCAAGGTTCTGTGGTCTGTGTCATTCCCGCAGCATAAAAATCCCTCCGGGTATCTTACCTGGAGGGATTAGGTGTCGGGATTTGAGGAGCGAATACAGCCTTTCAATTGACAAGATAAGTGTTCAGCCGCTCCGGAAATCCCGATACTAACCGGCAACTGCACCAGCAAGGATAGAAAGAATGATGGAAACGCCCTCCTGGTACTACGATGAGTTCAAACAAATAGGCACAGATTACGCCCTTATCGACGAAGTCCGCCGATATGACGAGCGCATGCACAGCCTCCGTGATATCCCCAAAGAAACTTCGGATACCATCGGCAGGCTCGGAATCAGCCCTGAGAGCACTCTTGTCGAGTTCGGGTGCGGCACAGGCGAGCTTTCCATTACTGCTGCCAGCCTTTGCCGCAAAGTGCATGCAGTCGATATTTCTCAGGTGATGATTGATTATGCCAAGTCCAAAGCAGAACCACGCGGAGTGGGCAATGTGGAATTTCATAGGGCGGGCTTTCTTACTTACGAGCACGCCGATGAGCCTGCGGATATCGTAGCGACCCAGCTTGCGCTCCATCATCTGCCGGACTTTTGGAAGGTAATAGCTCTAGGCAGAATTCATGATATATTGAAACCCGGCGGCAAGTTCTTCCTCAGGGACGTCGTGTTTTCATTCGATATGAAGGACTACAAGCAGGCGCTGGATAATTGGATGCAGACAGTAAAGGAATGCTGCGGCAGCGTCAATTGCCGTAACCATATTCGCGATGAATACTCCACAACGTCCTGGCTGATGGAAGAGATGCTTCGGCATACCGGCTTCGACATTATCAGCGCGGACTATACCGGCGGTATGTTCGCCGCATATATGTGCGAGAAGAAATAACAGACGCATAGAAATCCCTCCAGGTATCTTATGAGAGTCAGAATGAAAAATCACCGGATATGGGATGTCAGAGAATTCGGCGCGCAGGGAGACGGCATTGCTCTCGACACTGCGGCTGTCCAAACTGCGATAGATGATTGTTCGGTATGCGGCGGCGGAGTTGTTCACTTCCCCGCCGGAACGTATCTGATCGGCACACTGCGCCTCAGGAGCAATATCACTCTTGATCTGGCCGCATCGGCTGTTCTGATGGGGAGCGCTCGAAAGCAGGACTACCACGGCGGGAGCGGATTTGACTGCTACATGGGCAGCGGGTTTCTGCTCTTCGGAACAAACATCGAAAACTTCGCGATAACCGGCCAGGGAACTATCGACGGCAGCGGCCCCGCATTCTGGCTGGATGAACAGATAAACTATATTCGTAACCTCGGCCCGATTATGAAGCCCAAGCCGTACAGACCACGCGCACTGCTCTATATAATAGATGGCCGCAACATCAGGATAAACGATGTAACTTTCCACAACTCCCCAACATTTACGGTATGGCTGATGGGATGCGATGTCGTAAATATAGATCGTATTTCCATTATCAACGCACAGTATGGGCCCAATACCGACGGCCTTGATATCGACTGCTGCAGCGATGTACGTATATCCGACTGCTTTATTTCTGCCGGGGACGACGCAATTGCCTTGAAAAGCGATGCCGACTGCCTCGGTCGCAGAAAGGCATGCGAAAATATTACAGTGACCAATTGCACACTAAGCTCACGAGCTTGCGGAATCAGGATCGGTTATGAGGGAGATTCCCCCATCAAAAGATGCTGCTTTAGCAACATAGTTATGCGCGATACGGATATAGGCGTATCGATAGTATCCGTTCTGCCGGATATTCCCGCTGCGTGCCCCGGTGCAGTGAAAACGGAATATGTCAAGATCAAGCAGGGGTGCCAAATAGAAGACATCGCTTTCTCCAATATCATAATGGAGAACGTTAACAGGCCGTTTCATCTCTGGTCAGGAGTCGAAGTGCTCGGCGAATACCTGGGATATATCAGGAACATATCCTTCAGCGACATTATTGCCCACGCGAACAATGCCGCATATATCGGCGGCTTGTCTGACAGACCCATAGAGTCAGTGATATTCAGCAACTTCAGGCTGCTCGTCAAGGGCAATATGGAGGGGGTCGAACGCTCCACTGATCCATATCACACCGGTGTATGGGGCGGTGAACTGATACCTCTCGGTATTTACCTTCGCAACGCCCGAAATATCAAGTTAAGAGATGTCGAGATATGCTGGGAAGACGATGCCTGTGGAAACTGGATGAGTGCGCTTCGGGTTGACAGTTGTTCCGACCTGGATATCGACGGTTTCATCGGCAGGCAGTATGAGGCTGATTCCGATATACCTGCCGTAATGCTCAACGATGTCGATACGGCTTTCATACATGGCTGCCGTTCATTGCCCGGCACAGGCGCTTTTCTCGGTCTTTCCGGCAGCAAAACTTGCAATATAACCGTTATCGGCAATGATTTTCATAATGCCATGCAGCCAATCGCAATGAACGGCTTGCCTGATGACACAGTGTTTTTGACCGCAAACCGAGTATGATCCGATATGCCAAATAGGTGTCTGGATTTGAGAGTATAAATGCGTCTGGGAGTCCATATCAGAATAGCGGGCGGGCTGGTTAAAGCTCTGGACCGCGCTCAGTATCTGGGCTGCGAGGCGATCCAGCTCTTTTCCGGCAACCCAAACGGCTGGGCTAGGACTCTGCTGCCGCTGGATGTAGCGAACAAATTTAGGGCTCGCACAGCCGGACTCGATATACACCCTGTGATCCTGCACACACCGTATCTGCTGAACCTCGCCTCACCGGACGATGTCATTTGGATAAAGAGCAAGGGCGCGCTGGTAGATGCCGTCGAGAAAGCGCCGATGCTTGAGGCTGGGTATATCGTGACTCACATCGGCAGCCATAAAGGCTCCGGGTATAAGGTTGGAGTGAAACGTATAGCCAATGCAGTGCGTTTTGCTCTTGAAGCCGACCCTAACCCTATAATCGCACTCGAACTGGGCGCGGGCGCGGGTAACAGCATAGGCTCCCGCTTTGAGCACATTGCAGACATCATGGAGCATCTGCCCGATGTGACAGACCGCGTGGGAATCTGCATAGATACGGCTCACCTCTGGGGATCGGGTTACGATATCTCCACCGAAGGTGGTGTAAGCGATATGTTTGACGAACTCGATCGATATGTCGGACTGGAGAGGCTCAAGGTTGTTCACCTGAACGACACCCAAAAGGACCTCGCCTCCCATGCCGACCGCCACTACCACATCGGCCATGGCCAGGTTGGGCTCGAAGGCTTTCGCGCGATCCTGCATCACCCGGCTACACGCGATCTGCCCGGGATTATAGAGACCCCTGACGACATAGAGTGGGACAAACGCAACCTGAAGACACTTCACAGTCTCCAGGAATAATTACATCAATTTGAATACCATACCCTCGCCTGCAGCCATATTGAAGCTGATTCTGCCATTATGAGAGGCGATCCTGGTCATATCGGGCAATCGGGTGAGCGAAGTATCGCTATCAAACTCCAGATAGACATCTCTCGCCGAGTTGATATCTTTGTTCACCACTATCAGATAACGCTCTGCCCCAGTGCCGCAGTGGAAAGAGACTATGAGATCGTCCGATGCGCTCTTTATCCCCCAGAGCCCATTTTCGAGCCCCTCGTTATCGGGCGGAACGGGAGCGGTGTGGACTACTTTTACGAGCTTGAGCTTGCAAACTGTCGGAGCTATCGCGTTTAACCGGGCGTTAAATGATTTGAAAAGGTCGAAAGATGGGCCTTTAGTGCCGTCGCCGTTGACAGGGGCATCTACAAAATCGACATCACCGCCTGTGAAACCTCTGCTCTCAAAATACTGGATACCTTTGACCCCATATGCAAGAGCCGTGTATACCTGAAAACTCAGACTCGCGCTAGTGGGCCCGGCGATGTCGGACCACCGGCACGATGTCACATACATCCACAGCGGCTTTCCTGTTTCGAGAGACAGGCTCGACCACAGCGCAAGGTCTCTGTAGAGGTCCTGATTGACCCTAAGATAATCTTTCGCTTGATGGACAGAGTAAAAGTCGAAGGAGAGCACCGGAGGGTTCACCTTGCCGACAAACTCACGCACATGTTCGGGATAAGCTGTCGGATATTTATAGTGACCGTAGCTTGGGATAATCGCGTTAAGCGGCAGTCTATCAGGGTCGAGCTTGAGGAGGATGTTATATGTTCTCTTCACGTCATCGAACTTTTGAGTGCTCGGCTCGTCCCACACATAATATCCGCCCAGTGCTGGGTAGCTCGAATAATCATCTGCCAGAGACTTTATCGCATCTTCCGAGGCGTTCTCTACACCGGTCATACGGGCATGGTCGGTAACAAAAAGCCGCATATCGTGTTGCTCGCATACCCTGAGAGCGCGGACCATCTCTTCACGCGTCGGGTCCTCGGCGCCGTATTCCAGCGGGCAGTTGGTCTCTATGGCGTTAAGCCCGGCTTCATGCAATAGCGAGACTATCTTCTCGATATTGTCGCCGTGCTGAAATGACGCAAAAGTTGATAAAACAAATTTATTCTCCCACCACTTCATGGGTTTGGATGTTCCTCCGTGTAAATTTCTGTCGATAACCAGCCCGACTGCGCAGTCTATTATCGCTCTATCCGAAATCCTCCAAGGGTGCAGGCCGTCTTTGAACATATAATAGCCGTCAGAGCTTCGCGGCAGCCCGTCACTGTCTCCCGTAAGCGTAGTGCCGTCATTTATCTCAATCACATGGCAATAATCATGAGTGAGTTTTTGCCCGGATCGCGGCGATGGATCGTGAACAATGAGTATCGACGGGTCTCGCTTGCCTTTCGCATTCATCCCATATCCGACAACAGTCACCCAGTGACCTCCCAGGCGCTCGTATGTAGACGTCTGCTTATCGTATTTATAGAAGCCTATATTGAGCCACAGCGCGCCCGCCGGGTCGCTGATCATGCTCTGCATCCATTTCATATCAGGGATATCGCCGCTGCTTTTATATTGGCCGTAGAGCTTTCTCCACCCGCGATATTCCAGTTTTTTGCAGTGGTAGCCGGCTTTGGTTATGTAATTTTCTACACCACGCAAAATTCCATCCGCGACAGTGCCGTCTTCGGTGGTATCCATCATATCGCGTGAGGCAAGAATCTTGACCATGGCAACTTGCGATTTCTGCTCGTTCTCAAGTTGTGGGTTTAGGCGGTCAAAGCCGTTTTTAGCCAACCACATAAGCGAATTGGAGACGGCCGCCGGTCCGCAAAACAGCTCGCCGTCCTGCCAGAAACCGGCCTCAGGATCGCACTGCGGCAGGTCGGGTGTCGAGGCGACCTTATCTATGCAGTAATTCGGGGTAGATGAGCGGCATGGTGAGCACAGAGCCATGAGGATGATACAGACGAGCGGCACTGCCCATCGGCGGCGCGATAATGCGGAAAACACTATATATCCCTCCATATGGATAAGATCGCAGTGTCCTAAAAGAAGCAAAATGGACGACTATCTGAGTTTATCGCATATGAGACGGGAGTGCAAATATTATGTGGAGTTTGTTTCCAGGCGACCTCATCCTCGCACTCTACGCAGTTTCGAAGCAGCGAGAGCTATTACCGCCATTGCCAGCGATACAAATGCGGATGGCTCAGGTGTGGATGGATTTGATGACGCGACCGGACCCGTGAATTTTGATAGCCTTCCCTCCGAGTCCATTACGAATATACTCCCATCGCTGCCGATAGTCGGAGAAGTGTAGATAGTCGCCCCAACGCTCCTGCTCCAGTTGAGCGAGCCGTTGGTGGGGTTTATGGACAAAAGACTCCCGCTGGATGTGCCGAATATAATGGTTCCATTTGCGTCAAGAGTGGGCGAAGAGTATATTGCTGCACTGGTTTGGTAATACCATTTCAGCGTGCCATCGGGGTTTATCGCGTGCAGACGAGTGTCCTGAGCGCCGATATATATCGTTCCATCGGCTCCGACGGCGGGTGCTGTCGTTATAGCCTTTCCCTGAGTAGGGTATGTCCACTTTGTCGAGCCGTCTGCATTTAGAGCCACAAGTGAGCCACTGGATGTGCCTACGTATATCGAGCCGTCGGGGCCGATCGCGCAGTTGTTGCTTGGGTTTATCACAGCCGATTTCCAGATGAGTGTGCCGCTTGAGCTGACGGCGTAAATTCGTCCGTCCTGTGATGGCGCATATATTGCATTACCGTCAGCCGACATCGAAAGGGCGCGGGTAACATCTCCATCCGTGTAATAGCTCCACTTGATCGTCCCAGTAGCATCGATCGCATAGATACGGTTGTTGTCTGAGCCTACATAAAGCGTTCCATCTCTTCCTATCAACATGGAACCGTTTACGGCTCCTGATACGGCGCATTGTGATGACCAATTCGATGTTCCATCTGAATTGAGCGCGTATATTGAGCCGCCGAGGGCCGCGAAGTACACAACACCGCTGCTTGCGACGCCTGCGCTGCCTATGATGGACGAAGAGTATCTGGGCGAGCGCCACGCAAGCGATCCGCTGCCCGCTACGGCATAGAAATACCTGTCGTAAGCGCCGAAATAGGCTGTGCCGTTTGATGCAACAATCGGTGATGCGCTGCAGGTGGTCCCGGTCGAATATTTCCAGGCGAGCTGCGGCGAGTATGTTGCCGTATAGCCGATCTGTCCGGTGCGAAGCGAGTTTCCTCTATATTGTGAGACAGGCTGTAAGCAATTGCCTTGGCCTGCGAGCGCAAATACGGCGACCGTCAAGATTGAGGCGCGTATGCGGCCTCGGAAATGGGTTCTATGTATTGGCATATTGATCCCTACCCTTGAATCGTGATGCAAATACAGCCACTGCAAAAATCGTGCCACAACGTCATTAATTGGTTATACTTATGCATATATCTACATACAGTTGAGCTGTAATTTTACGCCTTGGGGCATGATGTGATCGAGCTGATGAATTGTAATGGCAGAGGTTGTGACAATCCGATGTAGTTTTTTGTATGTAAGGTTTGAAACAATGCGGTTGCTGGGTATTTTGCCTGGGCTGGTAAATGCGGTGGGCCAATCGGCCTATCTGCAAATGCCTCAGTAAGCGTGGATACGGTTTCTAATCCGTCCCCAGAGGCCGCGGCGGATAATCAGGGAAACCGGCCGGCGGTGAAAGCCGCATTCAACCTGTCAAGTAAAAGAGAGTGGCTGAGAAGTATGTCTTCTCAGCCGTGGCCTCCAAGAACGGTCATGGGTAGGGATCGCTTTGTCGGCCATGCGCATTGTATCCGGCTTAGGCCTGCGTGTCAAGCCTCCGATGAAGCTGTCAAGAGCCCGATTAGGAGGTGGTGTTGGTAGTCAAAACAGCCAGTCCCTCGTAAAGGGTGGGACAACCGCTTTTCCGGCAAAGGGCCGGACCGGCGGCGACGATCTTACGCGTTTGTGCCGCTCGCGTTAAGTGTCGTCTAGATTGTAGAAAGCGGCGCGAAAAAAATCTCTGTTTACCTCAAAGGAGGCTATACAATGCGAAGGATCATTTTTCTTGTTCTGGCACTGACCTTGGTTTGCTCTGTGCCGTCATTTGCTGCTCGAGTCACAAGCACACCGGTGATTCACCGCTTCGAGCTGAAACAAGTCTGTCCGGTTCCTTTGCCGGTTCCAGGCAATGATGTCTGCCGCTGTTACCTTGGTTATCTGACAATAGCGGATCCGACAATAGGAGAACCGGTCATCAATGCCGCACCCGGCGTACTCTGTATTGTGCCTGGCGGGATTAATTGGCCGAACTATATTGCCGCTGCGCAGCAGACGCCGGCAGTATCATACACGATCAAAAATACGACTTTCACCAAGCAGACTCCTGAGATCGTGCAGTGCGCCGATGTGTTTCCTGCGCACAAAGTGACTCAGCAGGGCACACCCAATATCAGACTGTGGTGGCCGCTCATGTATGAGTGCCCTTCCACTGTCTTCACACTGAGTATTCTCTATGGAACCCCAGTTGCGTGGGATGATGACGGTACTGGTCCGAACCCGCCTGCATGGGTTCACCTCGAGCAGTGGGAATGGCATGTCGATGCCGATCTTGACAGCCTAAAGGAATTGCTTTACCTGTTCCATGAACTGCCGTTCGGCAAGGACGAAGTTCCGTTGATTTCCGACGAGCTGCTCTTTGGAGAGCTTCTGCACAAGATCGACGAGGCAAAGGCTGCATACACCGTAGGCGATCTTGCTACGGCAGCTCAATGGCTGGCTGACTTTGAGTTGGAAGTCATGGATGCCTGTATTATTGATTCGCCGCCTCTGCCGAATCCGACCGGTTTTCTTACGGGTATCGCCAACAGCGACGAGAATCCGGCTTGCTGCAAGCTCCTTTGCGACGTGGAATACATTCTGCAGACCACAGGCATAGGTAATCCCAGCAAGAAGTAAAGTCGAGTATCGGTCAGTGGTTTGGAGCCGCCTCGGCGGCTCCAAAAAATCAATAATGCAAAACTAATCCACTGAATTGCGGAATTCAGAGCTTATCACCAAGGGGCTCGGAGGAAATTACAACGGTCACAATTGACAGGTCGAAGACAGACTGGAGGAATAAGTTGAAAATAAAGATCAGTCTTTTCTCTTTATGCGCCGTTTTATCCCTGGGCGCGGCTTCCGGGGCCAAGGCTCCGGCGCCTGCAACAGTTCACTATGAGGTCAAGCTTCAGTCCTTGGCTTTCGGCAATTGCGGTGTAAGGAAGATGTGGATCAAGGGGAACAACATGCGATGGGAGGGCAAGAGTCAAAAGCTTCCTGTATGCATTGTTAAAAATGCTGATGGAACGTTTCTTATCCATCCCTGGAACAAGATTGCAGCCAAATATCCGACGGGATCATCTCGCAGCAATCCCAAGGTGCTTTTTCCTGGTCCCACCGGTTCTATTCAGGGATTTCTGAAATCGGTGAAAGCGGAGAAATGTGGTAGGGAGGTCGTGAATGAGAAGAAGTGCACGATTTACTCATACATGGATCCGGTCTCAAGACGTCAGTGCAGGATTTGGATTGACGACAAGTCGACAAAACCCGTCAAACTTCTTATGAGAGGTAGGCGGGCAAAAATGGATACTCTTACAGCGGTGTATACCAAATATGAAGTCGGCATCGGCATTGCCGATTCTGTTTTTGAACTTCCGAAAGGGTATGCTGTAAGGCCGATGCCTGACGAACTGAAAGCTTCCAAAACGACGGCATCCGAACGCCGAGCATTGAGAGCAAAGGCTGACAAACAGAAAAAGGAATCGAGTTAGCCTCGATTCATCCGCTATCCCTCCGGGTTTTACATCTGGAGGGATAATCCATTCAGCCGACGTTTTTCACGTCGGCTAAAGTTTGCAAAAAACGAGCTGTAGCTAAAACGAAAGGGGCAATTGAAAATGAAAA
Proteins encoded in this region:
- a CDS encoding deoxyribonuclease IV, whose translation is MRLGVHIRIAGGLVKALDRAQYLGCEAIQLFSGNPNGWARTLLPLDVANKFRARTAGLDIHPVILHTPYLLNLASPDDVIWIKSKGALVDAVEKAPMLEAGYIVTHIGSHKGSGYKVGVKRIANAVRFALEADPNPIIALELGAGAGNSIGSRFEHIADIMEHLPDVTDRVGICIDTAHLWGSGYDISTEGGVSDMFDELDRYVGLERLKVVHLNDTQKDLASHADRHYHIGHGQVGLEGFRAILHHPATRDLPGIIETPDDIEWDKRNLKTLHSLQE
- a CDS encoding PQQ-binding-like beta-propeller repeat protein, whose product is MPIHRTHFRGRIRASILTVAVFALAGQGNCLQPVSQYRGNSLRTGQIGYTATYSPQLAWKYSTGTTCSASPIVASNGTAYFGAYDRYFYAVAGSGSLAWRSPRYSSSIIGSAGVASSGVVYFAALGGSIYALNSDGTSNWSSQCAVSGAVNGSMLIGRDGTLYVGSDNNRIYAIDATGTIKWSYYTDGDVTRALSMSADGNAIYAPSQDGRIYAVSSSGTLIWKSAVINPSNNCAIGPDGSIYVGTSSGSLVALNADGSTKWTYPTQGKAITTAPAVGADGTIYIGAQDTRLHAINPDGTLKWYYQTSAAIYSSPTLDANGTIIFGTSSGSLLSINPTNGSLNWSRSVGATIYTSPTIGSDGSIFVMDSEGRLSKFTGPVASSNPSTPEPSAFVSLAMAVIALAASKLRRVRG
- a CDS encoding glycosyl hydrolase family 28 protein translates to MKNHRIWDVREFGAQGDGIALDTAAVQTAIDDCSVCGGGVVHFPAGTYLIGTLRLRSNITLDLAASAVLMGSARKQDYHGGSGFDCYMGSGFLLFGTNIENFAITGQGTIDGSGPAFWLDEQINYIRNLGPIMKPKPYRPRALLYIIDGRNIRINDVTFHNSPTFTVWLMGCDVVNIDRISIINAQYGPNTDGLDIDCCSDVRISDCFISAGDDAIALKSDADCLGRRKACENITVTNCTLSSRACGIRIGYEGDSPIKRCCFSNIVMRDTDIGVSIVSVLPDIPAACPGAVKTEYVKIKQGCQIEDIAFSNIIMENVNRPFHLWSGVEVLGEYLGYIRNISFSDIIAHANNAAYIGGLSDRPIESVIFSNFRLLVKGNMEGVERSTDPYHTGVWGGELIPLGIYLRNARNIKLRDVEICWEDDACGNWMSALRVDSCSDLDIDGFIGRQYEADSDIPAVMLNDVDTAFIHGCRSLPGTGAFLGLSGSKTCNITVIGNDFHNAMQPIAMNGLPDDTVFLTANRV
- a CDS encoding class I SAM-dependent methyltransferase, whose protein sequence is MMETPSWYYDEFKQIGTDYALIDEVRRYDERMHSLRDIPKETSDTIGRLGISPESTLVEFGCGTGELSITAASLCRKVHAVDISQVMIDYAKSKAEPRGVGNVEFHRAGFLTYEHADEPADIVATQLALHHLPDFWKVIALGRIHDILKPGGKFFLRDVVFSFDMKDYKQALDNWMQTVKECCGSVNCRNHIRDEYSTTSWLMEEMLRHTGFDIISADYTGGMFAAYMCEKK